One Dioscorea cayenensis subsp. rotundata cultivar TDr96_F1 chromosome 19, TDr96_F1_v2_PseudoChromosome.rev07_lg8_w22 25.fasta, whole genome shotgun sequence genomic window, TGAATAAAAGTTACATCATTTGTTAATGCAAATATTCCAAGATACtcatttcattattataaaacTTGCACCACAAATAGGTAACATAATCATTGATAATCATGAGCTTGTGAaataagagtaaaaaaaaaaatcgcatttaaatttttatttcacaaaatacacaaatcacATTAGGAGTCCAGCTCCACATAAATGAAATTAACACCTAATATCTGTATCTTCACTTTGCATGAACTAAAATTTGAAACCATTtacacaacaaaaatatacatcatatacaaaaaagaatttaatatCAATGTACCATAATGccattagtaaaataaaaaataatactacaGTCTcccataaattaattaatttgataaataaaaaaaatctattaatgacACATAACACATCACCTGTTAAAATAAACCATGGCcacatattttgaaaaaaaaaacatatcattcTTGCATAAATGATttgacaaatgaaaaaaaaaacacaacctAAAATCATGTTGCATTTGACATATGGGTTGAGAATAATAGCGCGGATTCAATCAGTGAAATGAAACATACGACAGAGTTATGTCAAGTATgaacaaacaagaaagaaacTGTCAAAAACGAACCcagctaattaattaataaaggaATTATTAGCTAAGCAAATAGATAATAAAGTATCAAATCAGGGTTGTTAGTTGTGTTTGTGGATATGTATGAAGGTACGAGGGGAAGTGGTCATTGCTCCACAAAAGAAAAGTCTGGTTGTCCTATGAAATGAAAGCACTCAAGCGCCAAAATGACCCCAAGCCCCAAGCGTGTGTCAATGAGGGGGCTTCTCTTTCTATAAACCTTTCTTTGTCCATCTCTCTCCATCCTCAAAAGCCACTCTGATAAAAAATGAGATCCACACCCAATTATATGCACATCTATAGAGacagacacacacacaaacacacactcacagagaaagaaaagagaaagagcaagagagagagagagagagaactaaAACCATGTTATACCCACTCCTCCAATCAACGTCCATTCAATGGCATCCTTACAAAGTGGGTATAAAGCCATGGGGAAAGGCATGTGTTAGAGAGATAGAGAGTTGATGAAGAGGTTTGATGATGCTGAAAGTGAAAGGTCACTCTGGTTGTCCAACTCCCGCACATATGTGAAAAATGGAAAGGTAGAACTACTATACACAGAGTAACTAACAATAAACTATCATAAAAGCAGGCAATGAGAATGAAGTCCTGAAGTCTACTGTTAAGTCATGAAACTATAAAAGAGCACGCTAACATTGACTtgcagaaaaagaaagagaaagaaagagtatttatttatttatttatttatttatttatcattgttaattttattttccccATATAACAAGCTGCTGCAAAGAGAGGGAGGAGGGGATGAAAAGAGTGTGTGTTGTGTGTGTATGTGGTCAAAGGAGAGGCCTCAGACAGTGTCAGGGCCATAGCACCAGAGTGAGGGGGTTGTGCCAAATAATTGTCCCTGAGGTTTCCAGGATAAGGACACGCGTAGCCCCTAATCCATCCATACACTAGTGTACGGACGTACCAATTCATAAactctttcttttaattatttatttattttttatttttgtaatgataATATATGTACAGTAACAACAGTAAGCATTACAAAACTGAACAAATAAACCCTAAACACAGCCATGCATGGATGAATATTGTAACACACAGAGTTATTAAACttaagaaagagagaaagagaaagaaagaaagagagaaagaaagagagagagagagggactGGACTGCTTACCACGTGATGGCGCACCATATGAGATGTTTCAATCCACTCACAGTCACAAACCCACCACCCAATATTGTGTGATGAGGGGGTTAATGTGGGAATGACCCTTGTTTCATTGCTCCTAATAAATACCAGCTTTGCAAAGCTACATCTCCATCTCTCCAGCAGGCATTGCATATTCAAGCTCatcatctctttctttctttctttctctcaagTCTTTTTGAGAGTCTCATCCATGAATGGCTTGTGATCGGCCACGTTTAACAGACCTTCACCGCCGTAGAAATCTCTAAcaatcatcaccatcatcatcatcatcatcatcatcatcatcatctctttctgtttttctctttttttctctttttttatctgttttgTTTGCCACCTTTAGCTTCACATAAATGCAACCATTCCCTGAACCTTCAtccttatcttcttctcctttacCCACTAACTCTTTCCACTGTGATGGTCTTCATGAGCTTTTGTTTGCTGCTCATATACTTCCTTTTAGCAGCAgcactactactactactactactagtGATCCACCACTGCTCACTCCTGTTGTACCAAATGATGTGCAACTCACTCCAGCGAGAACTATTACTACCCGCAAGAGACCAGTGAGGAAGGACCGACACAGTAAGATATACACGGCGCAGGGGCCGAGAGACCGGAGAATGAGGCTCTCACTTGAGGTTGCTCGGAGATTTTTCGATTTGCAGGACATGCTTGGGTTTGATAAACCAAGCAAAACCGTTCAGTGGCTGCTTAACAAGTCAAAGTCAGCGATCAGAGATCTTACCGCAGTAGTGAACCCCGGAGGAGGATTCATGTTTAGTAGTGgcagtagtagtagtagtcAGTCTTCTACTTCAGAATGTGAAGATAAGTTCACTGCAACAACAATGACTAATGAAGTGAATGTGAAACCACAGAAGATCAAAAGGTCAGTTGTtcaacaaactaaaaaaaccaTGTTTAATCCAGTTCTTGCTAAGGAGTCCCGGGCAAAAGCGAGAACAAGAGCAAGGGAAAGAAcacaagagaagaaaagatTAATGCTTGGAACTAGTGCTAGTACCATTGAGGAATCTGGTTCTCATGATCTCAAGTCATCACTGGAATTGGCTGCTGATGCTGATGAGCCGATTCAGAACTTTGATTATCACCAGAACATCATCACCTGCAATGATATGGTGTCATCATTCCCAGACCATTGGGAGTTGCAACAATTCTCAGGTATTTATTGGTGAAGCCCTAATATTCCATGAAAAACCTAATTATCAGATATTGTGTTGTTCTCAGTTAAGTGTTCTAGATTTAGTTCCTATCTTGTTTGGATTTTAGAGTTCCAAGAATTCTATGATGTCTATCATGCCTGGTTTAATTCAATGTATCAAGAATAATGGTTTGTTTGTGAGCTCCTTCATGCAATCTAATGCCTTGATTTACATGCTTACCCATTCATCAAATGATCCATCACAATCACTCTTTTTGTGTTTGTACTTCATGTAGATAGGTGTGTAAGTGAAGTTGTCTccctttgttttccttgtttcttgttcttgttgttttcttttcttgatcaTGTGAAACACCAGAAGTTAGTTAAAgaaacatcaaatatatatgcCACAAAATTCATTCACAAACCTAGTTTCCTTTTTGAATATGTGGTATTAGTCCAAATTCACTACCCAAACAGAGTCACCGGAGCTAAATCAACAAAGAGAAACAATTTCCATTATTTTAATGTTCATAACTAGAATCATGACACAGCTGCACAGCATGCACCTCAGTGTTAGCATGTCACTCATTTGTCACACAGTTTATCTATCCATAACTGCACAAGATTACTGCTGCTGTCAGGCTCAATACAATGATCATATTACGAGCACAaggttatcaatttttttttttttctatagatTCTGGGTTTTACCCATTGGGAAGGTGTTTAACAGCTTATGGAATTAGAATGAAGATAAGATCACGGTTTAAGATGGAACAGCCTCTCCCACTGACATCATCAGTGAATCCTGCATTTACTTCCCAACTTCAGAAATTTCagaaaaaacttttaaaactaCAAGCATCAGTATATATATCTTACCTAATTACTCCTTAGATTTTAGAATTAGGATAATCCATGGATAAATAGGAAAGACAATCTCTTGAACTAAGAAAGGTGTTTGTCCCTTTACTGTTCATCACTTTATTGGACCAGATCATCATGCATCTACATTTCTAGTCAACCACACCATGATCATTATATTTCTGAAGCTTTCAGTGTCAAATTTGCTAAAGCTCACTAAGTGACGGATAGGTCTCTTTTGGCAAccaaaggaataaaaaaatcacatatatgAATGAGCTTCATAACTCATTTCCAAGGCAAGTAGCCATATTACAAGGCAACTTCATTACagcacaaaaagaaaattatgaagATCCTAAAATATTATTACTTCTACCATTTGCTCAAGACTGATTAAGATTTAAACAAGTAagaaattaagtattttcacacCTAAGTTTGAGTATCAGATCTCATATGACAAAATTAACATTCTTAAGCAACCAACTTCGAGGGTGATATAAATCTACAATGATGAAACTTAAACTCAATTGACAACTTGAATTTTGCAAAAAATTAACTTGTGATAGATAGATGAGGATCCAGCTTACAGAAGTATGCAGCTCCCaacttcatatttttaatgGTGTCAAGGTTATAGGTTTCAATTTCATTGAGCTAATAGGAGTTGGGTGAAACAATGAGTTCACTGAAAAGTGTACATTGGAAAAAAGaataagacattttgaaaacCAGACACATACAAGGAAAAAGCTCAATGCTGAGGTTCCTTGTATGCAAGAATTTATAATCATCAAGCATAAAGCTCTGATGATGTAATGATTCATTTTCAACTCATACAAAAACATCATGCATTTCTAAAGAGAAGACAGGATGCATGGGTGAATTGAGTATGAAACACACATTTACTTAACAATGTAAAGCAAAATTATCCCTGGGTAACATCTATCCTCATATTTTACAATATATAGAAGTCCCAATTCATTAATTCTTCAGTTAATAATAACTAATCAAGTCCACCACCCTGAGCAAGACTTTGGAATTTGGTGGACTAATGCACTTGAActctatataaaaattttccaaTGGAATGAAACTAGAATCAGAACTCAGTGCTTTTGAGAACCTCATCAACAGGAATGAACGGGAACAATTTGAAGTTGAAAACAAAGACAGACCATGTAGAGGAAAGTAGATAATCATTTGGATTAGTTGAAATTGATCTTCAAGATAATGTTCATGCATAGCTGGAAGTCtgcatattttttctttttgtgtctCCCATTTGAAAAAGAAGAGTTTAAGGTTCTGTTGGATGACCCCCATGTTTGGAATCATGATGGTTTCTACCTAAGGTCCACAATGcatgtaataaaaaattgtttgtcAGACCAAAATCAAGTCTGAGAACACATGCAACCAAAGGCCAAAATAGACCAGCTCAGTGGTGCGGAAGTTGCCCCACTTTCATATCACTAACTGCTTCAATTGCACCATTGAAACTTCTGAGGTTCAGAAACATGGATGGCGTGCTTTGTATGTGTTCTGTCAGTGAACATATACATGCCTGCAAGCCCACCAGTACTAATAGGAGTAGGACAGCTATATGGCAATAAGGAACACAAAAGTTGAACAGTTTCCTGCTTCCGACCCTCTACGCACAGCATTTTCCTTGTCATTAATAATACATCACCCACTACCTCCAAGTAGCAAATTGCTAATTTATGGAAAAACTTTCAGATCCTACAAGTAATTTCAGGATGCATTTACTAGTTATATGAGTCCACTTGAGCAGTGAAACTCCATATTGGACTGAATTCTTCTCTAGTATGGGACCTCATACACAAAAGAGTTGAGCTTGTGAATTTCTCAGGACAATGAGAATTAAGTCATTGTGTACCACTTGTCTTTCCCCTTATTTGCTTCGTGTCTTAGCTTATTAATTCATGCAATTTATATTGTCCACTTGTTCATGTCCTTTACGATAAATATCATAAGCATTAACAATTTATGATGATTGTTTTAGGAAAACAATAGCGGAACATAATTAATTCTAGTACCAATGAGTAACATGGGGCTTGCCTGTTGATGATAAGAGAACAATGTAATGGTTGGTTCTGCGGACTACAATGAATTCAAACATTAGAATAGTAAACAAGGCtttcattcttaaaaaaaaactaaacaaacgTTTCAAGCTAAGGTTTCTACTCACCATCATGGAActagaacaaagaaaaacattCATGAAGAGCATTAATTAAGCTTTGTATTTGTGATTAAGAGCAGTTGATATCCAAAACAATACTGTAGAAATCCTTTTGAGCTGTTGGATTACAAACTCCACTGCATTATTTGTCCTTTTGCTCAATGATTGTGAGATAAACTTCAATAATAACAATGTATTTAAGTAGTGGGTTAATGTGGCCTGGATATTTCAATGAGCTATCACCATCATGTCTAAGTGGCTGTGTTGGAGGTCTCGGTTAGAGCCCAGATAGAGCCCTTAACATGGCCAAGGTAATAGAAACCAAGAATAGAAGTACCATAAGCTTGATACATACAACTGTTTCAGTCAGGTTATTCAGCAATATCAAGAATCAAACTTCCCCTTGGTTTAGCAAACCTCATAACAACTAATTAAAGTAcactcaatttttttcaaataatggAAAAGGTCTTGTTCACAAcagaataaatatataatccTGAAAGAGACTAAATAGTAATGATGTACCAGAGGTAGTGCTCACCCAAGGGCTCTAGTTATAATTCTAATATAGGTAGTGCTCATCATTGTAATTCTAATAGGTAGTGCTCACCCAAGGGCTCTAGTTTCTGTCCTCATTAACAAATCATTAAAGCTAACCTGCTAacctaaaaaaatttcacagataatgaaatcatatataccaaaaagaaaatactgaACATAAATGCCAAAGAaacaatatattcatttatatataattctatataGCTAGTGCCGGACCAAATTTCTCCATCATAACAAATAGTAAAAAGCTAGGGTTACTTTTCTTTCAACATTGGGATACTAAAATCAAGCAATATTCTATCACCAGTCTCCTATATATGCATGGAATAAGCATAAATATTAAccatatttatgtttaaaatttgcGTACATATAAATATCTTAACGATCACTTTCCATGTAGTTGAAAAGTTCAATACATAAAGCTCAGTTCCAAATTAAAAACACACTTCTGACTAGAAAAGCTATTGTTCATTGACTTGTAAGCTTTAGACAACTTTGGAGTTCTTGCATTCAATGAGTTGATATAAATTGTAATGACCtaacccttttttttgtttcttttttttcaccTGAGAATGTGGACAACCACTGCCTGCATTATTATGCCTCAACTATGCATAAGGAGGGAGTTGAATCCTTGACATCTTGCATGAGAGTCAAATTACTTACTGCTCACCATTGCGACGGTGTAGTGTTGAACTCTCATTCTTTCAACTTGTCTCCCTCATGTACATGCAACCCCTTCATTCTATTTGTATTAGGTTATGCATTTAAGCGGATAAGTAACCATGGGATACTCTTTGTTTTATAGTGAAATAAATGGATCATAAGCATGATTGTTATGCATTTAACATAAATGGGGCCGTTTGTTTCGTGATAATGACATATTGCCACATAATAACATTACAATGGTAATATGAATGACAATGTTTTATAGTTGAAAATATGGtaataatttgat contains:
- the LOC120250205 gene encoding transcription factor CYCLOIDEA-like — encoded protein: MQPFPEPSSLSSSPLPTNSFHCDGLHELLFAAHILPFSSSTTTTTTTSDPPLLTPVVPNDVQLTPARTITTRKRPVRKDRHSKIYTAQGPRDRRMRLSLEVARRFFDLQDMLGFDKPSKTVQWLLNKSKSAIRDLTAVVNPGGGFMFSSGSSSSSQSSTSECEDKFTATTMTNEVNVKPQKIKRSVVQQTKKTMFNPVLAKESRAKARTRARERTQEKKRLMLGTSASTIEESGSHDLKSSLELAADADEPIQNFDYHQNIITCNDMVSSFPDHWELQQFSGIYW